The segment CGTTCCTTGAAGCGCGAAACGCGGCCGCCGCGGTCGAGCAGCTGGCCCGTGCCGCCGGTCCATGCCGGGTGGGTCTTGGGGTCGATGTCGAGCTGCAGGGTATCGCCTGCCTTGCCGTAGGTCGAACGGGTCTCGTACTTGGTGCCGTCGGTCATGACCACAGTGATGGTGTGGTAGTCCGGATGGGTATCAGCCTTCATCGGTATCGCCTCAAATCAAACGGGCGCCGCGGCGCCCGGAGAGCATCTAGAACTTGTTGTTGGCGGCTTCATACAGAAGGCGGGGGAAATCTGCAAGCCTATGGGCGCGGCAAATTCACACCGGACAAAGCGGTTGCCGGTCATGGGCCCAGCGCCTATATCGGGGCCTCATTGCGGCCCGGCCCGGGCCTGATCCCAAGCATGGTGGCATGACCAAGCTATGACAGACCAGACCGTTTCGGTTCAGGCTGACCCCGAAAAGCTCGCTTCGACCTCCCAGGTCAATCCCAGACAGCTCCAGCCCCTGCGCAAGTTGCTGCCATTTCTGCTGCGGTATCCGTGGCGGCTGGGCCTGACGGTGGTCTTCCTGCTGATCTCCTCGGTCACCTCGCTGGCCATCCCGGCTCTGCTGGGTGGGGCGATCGACGAGGGTTTCGTCACGCAGAATCTCGACAATGTCGGCCGCTACGGCTGGATCATCATTTCCGTCGCTTTCTTCATGGCGGTGGCCAGCGGCGCGCGCTTCTATTTCATTTCGGGTGTT is part of the uncultured Devosia sp. genome and harbors:
- the rpmE gene encoding 50S ribosomal protein L31, with protein sequence MKADTHPDYHTITVVMTDGTKYETRSTYGKAGDTLQLDIDPKTHPAWTGGTGQLLDRGGRVSRFKERFKGLGL